The nucleotide sequence CAGGACATCTTTTATTGTGGTTTTATCTGATACATTGATATCCTTAGCTTCTGCTTTCATTATAATTTCTTTTGTCTCATATTTTAATATAAGTGTTCCCGAAGGCACTCAGTTATCATTTGTTGTTTTCCCAAAAATTTTTGAATCAATCAAATTTGGGTATATTTTTGGTGTGTTATTCTTTCTTTTGCTTTTTATAGCAGCGATAACATCGGCTGTTTCAATGATGGAAGTTATTGTTAAAAGTGTTATAGATAAATTCGATTTAACTAGAATCACATCCAATTTAATGGTGACCATACCTTTGATTTTCACGAGTTTATTGGTTTCACTCACTTACACTGATATAATTGGGTTTGATTTGTTAGGTTTTTTGGACCTAATTTTCGGTGAATTTATGACACCAATATCAGCTGTTATACTTTGCATAGGTGTTTCTTGGCATTGGAAATTAAATGAACTTATTAAAGAGATGGGAATAGAGGAGGAGTTGCCATTGGATAAGCTTGGGAAAGAAGGGGTAAAAATGGAAAAATTCATAGCATATAAATTGGTTTTGAATCTTGTTAAATACTTGATTCCAATACTTTTGATTTTTATTGTATTTGTCAGATTGTTTGGAAGATGATGAGTTGTTTTTGGGAATCTGTTTTTATTTTAACTCACCTCTATACACAAATACTCCAATTATTTTAGGACGAATAAGAGGAGGGAAACCACGTTTTAGATTACCAATTACAACGGCATAGCTATTAACATAATTTTTTAACTCATTATATAATTGACTTCCACCCACTAATAGATATAATCTTTAATCAGTCTTTAGCCCTATTTCTTCAAACTCACTTGAATAAATTACCAAAATTCCTTTGAAACTTAATTTCATTTTTTCACCTAAATAAAAAACAAAATCTTAAATTTTTATAGCTTTGTCTATTCTATTTTAAACTAAAACTAAAAATAAAAAATCAATTTTAGAGAAAAAGATTTAGTAATTATAGTATTTTATAAAATAATCTCAAAAAAATTAAAAAAATATTCCAGAGTTTAACAAAAACTTTTATATCCAATAAAATTATTATCTTCAACTCAAATCCGATGAAGACTGACAGGCGGCCTGAAAATAGATGAAGAATCCCTTAAGTACGGAGGAGGGTAAATAAGACTAGTTTGCCATTTCTCTTTCAAATTCCTTTAATAACTCCTTTTGCCTGTTTGTCAATTTTTTGGGTACATCTATTATTACCCTGACAAACAAATCCCCCCTTCTACCAGTTCTTATATTTGGCATACCCTGACCCTTCAACCTGAAAATTCTATTACTTTCAGTTCCAGGTGGTAATTTTATTTCTGCCTTTCCATCGATTGTTGGAATTTTTATTTTTCCACCTAAACACGCAACTGAAAAACTTATTGGAACTTTACAATAAAGATTATCCCCTTTTCTTTCAAATATCTCATGAGGTTTCAGATGTATGACAACATATAAATCCCCTCTTGGTCCATTTTTACCAGAAATTTCACCTTCACCCTGCAACCTCAAATAAGAACCCTCATCAACACCTGGGGGTATCTTCAGTTTAATTGTAACCATCTTCCTCTCTCTTCCACTTCCTTTACAGTTTTGACATGGTTTTTCTATAAATTCTCCACTGCCCCCGCATCTATGGCATGTTGAGACATTCACCATTTGCATAAATCCCATCTTCCTTATTTTTCTTATTTCACCAGTTCCATTACATTCGGGACATTTTTTAGGAGAGGTTCCAGGTCTTGCACCAGTTCCACCACAAACCCCACAAATTTCAAATCTTGGTATTTTTATCTTTGTTTCCAATCCTTTGAAAGCATCTTCTAGAGTTATGTGATAGTCAAACTTTATGTCGATTCCCCCTTTCGCCTCTCTCCTATCAAAATCAGAAAAAATATCGAATATATCCCCAAAACCAAAATCCCTAAACAAGTCATCAAAACTGAAACCTTTGAATCCACCCAAATCCTCTGGCCCAAAGGCTGAATGTCCAAACTGATCATATTGTGCCCTTTTTTCAGGATCACCCAAAACTTCAAAGGCCTCATTTATTTCCTTGAATTTTTCTTCTGCTTCCTTATTTCCGGGATTAACATCGGGGTGATATTTTCTTGCCAACTGCCTGTAGGCCCTTTTTATGTCTTCCTGACTGGCATTTCTATTAACACCCAATATTTCATAATAATCTCTTTTTGACATAACAATCATTCATCCTTCTCAACCTCAAAATCTGCATCTACAACTTTTTCATCACCTTTTTTCTTTCTG is from Candidatus Aenigmatarchaeota archaeon and encodes:
- the dnaJ gene encoding molecular chaperone DnaJ, whose protein sequence is MSKRDYYEILGVNRNASQEDIKRAYRQLARKYHPDVNPGNKEAEEKFKEINEAFEVLGDPEKRAQYDQFGHSAFGPEDLGGFKGFSFDDLFRDFGFGDIFDIFSDFDRREAKGGIDIKFDYHITLEDAFKGLETKIKIPRFEICGVCGGTGARPGTSPKKCPECNGTGEIRKIRKMGFMQMVNVSTCHRCGGSGEFIEKPCQNCKGSGRERKMVTIKLKIPPGVDEGSYLRLQGEGEISGKNGPRGDLYVVIHLKPHEIFERKGDNLYCKVPISFSVACLGGKIKIPTIDGKAEIKLPPGTESNRIFRLKGQGMPNIRTGRRGDLFVRVIIDVPKKLTNRQKELLKEFEREMAN